In Acidicapsa ligni, a single window of DNA contains:
- a CDS encoding TonB-dependent receptor, whose amino-acid sequence MKLTIRNLSISFLAGLLFILGSTLARAQFEDGSLVGTIHDPSGAAIPGAMVSATNNATGIVAKAAANATGDYEFPSLRVGVYTVRAEAQGFSAAVAQEINISVAGRTRINLELKIGGTENTVEVTGVSLALETETSERGQNISNYQTEALPLVSRQYSDLLGLVTGSRQAPTAATTTAATSLVRAGSYNVNGQRSMFNNFLLDGMDNNAYGESNQGFDNQIIAPPPDSIAQFEVVTNNESAQYGRSSGATINVASASGTNKFHTTLYEFIRNTDLNAAGFFKPTVGTTPFQKPVFNRNQFGFNLGGPILKDKLFFFLDYEGFRQTLKPLVVLTMPTQAELKGVLAVDVQDPLAPGTVYKAGTSLLTSPDISPLSRQLLGYFSGLQNLPLSGAAGSGLASNDYPSEAPFTDNSDKGSLRLDYQENASSSWFLHISDRKETGINYPTIPLPLDGQTNGRTLIHDEQVAAGYTHLFGSNKVLDARLGLSGTRGGKFSLSIGDDAFNIPGLPTDPTVAGGLPSTSITGGYTAFGRQSTNPQWQYPSLLDPKINYSWVRGHHSFKFGYEFEHVWMEVQDSNPLYGSFSYGGGFSACPLLADGSTDPNCANPKAAADTYWADFLFGTTNNYALATYFLAHLLQTMHSTYAQDDWHATSKLTLNLGLRWEYGSPYSEVHNHLSNFDPTATSTATALLLAKSGSTYDRTLVNPDYADWAPRLGFAYAVTPKFAVRGGYGISYIHYTRAGSGDILAINAPFALFVSVPQKPNTAGYRTVDQGFPQGLASNFNPATDNITYIPRDTRDSRVQSYFLSGQYELAKNTILDIAYVGNIGGRLQGFLNANQINPAKGFTRPYANIWPSDITEALNGFKSNYNSLQARYEQRFVAGLTLLNSFTWSHALDNASASLEGNTPSPQDGNNIQADYSQSDYNLPIANVTSLVYDLPVGHGRRFMASSNRVTEAVLGGWQISAINTMQAGTPFNLGYTPNSANAVSPQITATYRGANEYRPNVVPGVKPFEKTTLSSGYIQYVNYAAYTLPGTKDASGALLSPFGNASRNPGRTPAYYTTDLDFNKRFNTPIDGMKVEFRGELYNVFNHTNLYLPSSGLGGVPGSAPTSGGTITSTFEPRIVQFGLKVIY is encoded by the coding sequence ATGAAACTAACGATAAGAAACCTTTCTATTTCTTTTTTGGCAGGCCTGCTATTCATTCTGGGAAGTACGCTCGCCAGGGCGCAGTTTGAAGACGGCAGCCTAGTTGGCACCATTCACGATCCAAGCGGCGCAGCTATTCCGGGCGCGATGGTCTCAGCCACGAACAACGCTACCGGCATCGTCGCCAAAGCCGCTGCCAACGCCACGGGCGATTATGAGTTCCCGTCGCTCCGCGTAGGGGTATACACCGTCCGTGCCGAGGCGCAGGGCTTTTCGGCAGCCGTTGCCCAGGAGATCAACATCTCCGTTGCGGGCCGCACCCGTATCAATCTTGAATTGAAGATCGGTGGAACGGAAAACACGGTCGAAGTAACCGGCGTCTCCCTCGCGCTGGAGACTGAGACCAGCGAACGCGGTCAGAATATCTCCAATTACCAGACCGAAGCACTGCCACTGGTCTCGCGGCAATACTCCGATTTGCTCGGCCTCGTAACCGGCTCACGGCAGGCACCTACGGCTGCGACCACCACGGCAGCCACCAGCCTCGTTCGCGCCGGATCCTACAATGTCAATGGCCAGCGCAGCATGTTCAATAACTTCCTGCTCGACGGTATGGACAACAACGCTTACGGTGAGAGCAATCAGGGTTTTGACAACCAGATCATCGCTCCTCCGCCTGACTCTATCGCGCAGTTTGAGGTCGTCACCAATAACGAAAGCGCGCAGTATGGCCGCTCTTCCGGCGCGACCATCAACGTTGCCTCGGCCAGCGGAACCAATAAGTTTCACACGACTCTCTACGAATTCATCCGCAACACCGACCTGAACGCTGCTGGTTTTTTCAAGCCTACGGTTGGCACCACGCCGTTCCAGAAGCCGGTATTCAACCGCAATCAGTTCGGCTTCAACCTCGGTGGACCTATTCTGAAAGACAAGCTCTTCTTCTTTCTGGATTACGAAGGCTTCCGCCAGACACTCAAGCCGCTTGTCGTCCTGACGATGCCTACGCAGGCTGAACTGAAGGGCGTTCTGGCTGTGGATGTTCAGGACCCGCTTGCCCCCGGCACCGTTTATAAGGCCGGTACCTCGCTGCTGACCTCGCCTGATATTTCGCCGCTCTCCCGGCAACTTCTCGGCTATTTCAGCGGGCTGCAGAATCTTCCGCTCTCTGGCGCAGCAGGTTCAGGCCTCGCATCGAACGACTACCCGAGCGAAGCACCCTTCACCGACAACTCCGACAAGGGCAGCCTGCGGCTTGACTACCAGGAGAATGCCAGCAGCTCCTGGTTCCTGCACATCAGTGATCGTAAGGAAACCGGCATCAACTACCCGACAATTCCGCTGCCTCTCGACGGCCAGACCAACGGTCGTACGTTGATTCATGACGAGCAGGTAGCTGCCGGTTACACGCATCTCTTTGGGTCCAACAAGGTTCTCGACGCACGCCTCGGCCTCTCAGGTACACGCGGCGGCAAGTTCTCGCTGTCGATTGGCGACGATGCCTTTAATATCCCTGGTCTGCCGACCGACCCAACCGTAGCGGGTGGACTGCCGTCCACGTCCATCACGGGTGGATACACTGCTTTTGGCCGCCAGAGCACCAATCCGCAATGGCAATATCCCTCGCTGCTCGACCCCAAGATTAATTACTCCTGGGTGCGCGGCCATCACTCCTTCAAGTTCGGCTACGAGTTCGAGCATGTCTGGATGGAAGTTCAGGACTCCAACCCGCTCTACGGCTCCTTCTCTTACGGCGGCGGTTTCAGCGCCTGCCCGCTTCTCGCAGACGGATCGACCGATCCCAACTGCGCTAATCCCAAGGCCGCCGCCGACACCTACTGGGCTGACTTCCTCTTTGGAACCACCAACAACTACGCTCTCGCCACCTACTTCCTCGCGCACCTGCTCCAGACTATGCACAGCACGTACGCGCAGGATGACTGGCATGCTACCTCCAAGCTGACGCTCAATCTTGGCCTCCGCTGGGAGTATGGTTCGCCTTACTCGGAAGTACACAACCACCTCTCCAACTTCGATCCGACCGCCACGTCCACGGCGACAGCCCTGCTGCTCGCCAAAAGCGGAAGCACCTACGATCGCACCCTGGTCAATCCGGATTACGCTGACTGGGCCCCGCGCCTGGGCTTTGCCTATGCAGTTACGCCAAAGTTCGCGGTTCGCGGCGGATACGGTATCAGCTATATCCACTACACGCGCGCGGGTTCAGGCGACATCCTGGCCATCAACGCGCCGTTTGCGCTCTTTGTCTCCGTACCGCAGAAGCCCAACACTGCTGGCTATCGGACCGTTGACCAGGGCTTCCCACAGGGCCTGGCCTCGAACTTCAATCCGGCTACGGACAACATCACCTACATCCCCAGGGACACCCGCGATAGCCGCGTTCAGAGCTACTTCCTCAGCGGGCAATACGAACTGGCAAAGAACACTATCCTCGACATCGCTTACGTCGGCAACATTGGCGGTCGCCTACAGGGCTTCCTGAATGCTAACCAGATCAATCCCGCGAAGGGCTTTACCCGTCCCTACGCCAACATCTGGCCCAGCGATATTACAGAAGCGCTGAACGGCTTCAAGTCCAACTACAACTCGCTCCAGGCGCGTTATGAACAGCGCTTTGTTGCCGGTCTGACGTTGCTCAACTCCTTCACCTGGTCGCATGCGCTCGATAACGCCAGCGCCTCGCTTGAGGGCAACACGCCTTCTCCGCAGGATGGCAACAACATCCAGGCGGACTATAGCCAGTCTGACTACAATCTGCCCATCGCCAACGTGACCAGCCTCGTATACGACCTACCTGTGGGGCATGGACGGCGCTTTATGGCCAGCAGCAATCGAGTTACGGAAGCCGTTCTCGGTGGATGGCAAATCAGCGCTATCAACACCATGCAGGCCGGAACGCCTTTCAACCTCGGTTACACGCCTAACTCAGCCAACGCCGTTTCACCGCAAATCACGGCGACTTATCGCGGAGCCAATGAATACCGCCCTAACGTCGTCCCCGGCGTGAAGCCATTTGAGAAGACGACGCTCTCCAGTGGTTATATCCAGTATGTGAACTACGCAGCTTACACACTGCCCGGCACGAAAGATGCGAGCGGTGCCCTCCTCAGCCCATTCGGTAACGCCAGCCGCAACCCGGGCCGAACGCCGGCGTATTACACAACCGATCTGGACTTTAACAAACGCTTCAACACTCCGATTGACGGCATGAAGGTTGAGTTCCGCGGCGAACTCTATAACGTCTTCAATCACACGAACCTCTACCTGCCCTCCAGCGGCCTGGGCGGAGTCCCGGGCAGCGCGCCTACCAGCGGAGGCACAATCACCAGCACCTTTGAGCCGCGTATCGTGCAGTTCGGTCTCAAGGTCATCTACTAA
- a CDS encoding aminopeptidase yields MTSTAKELLHLPYPIEFAPGAQSAVTTCLRIEPSEKVTLITDRATEQIAASIGEQLAARGCEWNAFLLEDLAPRPLLEMPSEVLADMESSQVSIFAVQVQQNELRSRMQMTDVVNRRHMRHAHMVNITAEIMCQGMRADFNLVDRLSQQVLDRVKKATRIRATTAAGTDITAEMNPGYKWFKTSGIISPEKWGNLPGGECFTSPGEVNGRFVVDGVVGDWLCARYGLLHETPLTIEIAGNRIVSCSSSNKALEADFWAYTHTDENSDRVGEFAIGTNLGVERVIGNILQDEKFPGIHIAFGNPYGEHTGAPWRSGTHIDVVGLGFNIWLESADGQEQIMRDGRFLIAA; encoded by the coding sequence GTGACATCAACTGCCAAAGAACTCTTGCATCTTCCCTATCCGATCGAATTTGCGCCTGGTGCGCAGTCCGCTGTGACGACCTGCCTGCGCATCGAACCGTCGGAAAAGGTGACTCTGATAACCGACCGGGCAACGGAACAGATTGCAGCCTCTATTGGCGAGCAACTGGCGGCACGTGGCTGCGAATGGAATGCATTTCTCCTGGAAGATCTGGCGCCGCGCCCGCTGCTGGAGATGCCCAGTGAAGTGCTGGCCGATATGGAGAGTTCGCAGGTGTCGATCTTTGCCGTGCAAGTGCAGCAGAATGAGCTGCGTTCGCGGATGCAGATGACCGATGTAGTAAATCGCCGCCACATGCGCCATGCGCATATGGTGAATATCACCGCCGAGATTATGTGCCAGGGGATGCGAGCGGATTTCAACCTCGTGGACCGGCTTTCGCAGCAGGTGCTGGACCGGGTAAAGAAAGCAACACGGATTCGCGCGACAACCGCCGCCGGAACCGATATCACCGCCGAAATGAATCCGGGATACAAGTGGTTCAAGACAAGCGGAATCATCAGTCCGGAAAAGTGGGGCAATCTGCCCGGTGGGGAGTGTTTTACCTCGCCGGGTGAGGTCAACGGCCGTTTTGTAGTGGATGGCGTCGTTGGCGACTGGCTGTGCGCGCGCTACGGGCTGCTACATGAGACTCCGCTGACGATTGAGATTGCCGGAAACCGGATTGTTAGCTGCTCAAGCTCGAACAAGGCGCTTGAGGCCGACTTCTGGGCCTACACGCATACCGATGAGAATTCGGATCGAGTCGGCGAGTTTGCAATTGGGACCAACCTTGGCGTTGAACGAGTGATCGGAAACATCTTGCAGGATGAGAAATTTCCCGGGATTCATATAGCCTTTGGCAATCCCTACGGCGAACACACGGGCGCGCCCTGGCGCTCCGGTACACATATCGATGTGGTGGGGCTAGGGTTCAATATCTGGCTGGAGTCTGCGGATGGCCAGGAACAGATCATGCGCGATGGACGGTTTCTAATCGCAGCTTGA
- a CDS encoding carboxylate-amine ligase, which translates to MRPSFTLGIEEEYQTIDPVTRDLRSHIATEMLSQGKMRLEERVKAEMHQSVVEVGTRICHNIEEAREDLYDLRRQMIRLAKENQLTLVAGATHPFADWRKQEIHPDPRYRQVVKDLQLVARSNLIFGLHVHIGIEDREVAIRTMNSMRYFLPHIMALTTNSPFWLGLNTGYKGYRAKVFETFPRTGIPDEFASYSAFENYVNLLIKTKCIDDAKKIWWDIRPHPYFDTVEVRACDIPLRASESIAVAALIQATAAMLCRLHERNLDFRQYARPLLMENKFRAVRYGLDGNLIDFGKEQEVPERELILEYLELVDPELDELGSRSAVEDIRHILETGTGADRQLAVFERTGGDLNAVVDYMAEETAAGLF; encoded by the coding sequence ATGCGGCCATCCTTTACGCTCGGCATTGAAGAGGAATACCAGACAATCGATCCTGTCACCCGTGACCTGCGCTCTCATATTGCTACGGAGATGCTTTCGCAGGGCAAGATGCGTCTTGAAGAGCGCGTCAAGGCAGAGATGCACCAGTCCGTTGTCGAGGTAGGAACGCGCATCTGCCACAACATCGAAGAAGCGCGCGAAGACTTATACGACCTGCGGCGGCAGATGATCCGGCTGGCAAAGGAGAATCAACTCACGTTGGTCGCCGGCGCTACTCACCCTTTTGCAGACTGGAGAAAGCAGGAGATCCATCCCGACCCGCGCTATCGCCAGGTGGTGAAGGACCTGCAGTTAGTCGCGCGATCCAACCTGATCTTCGGCTTGCATGTGCATATCGGCATCGAGGATCGTGAGGTGGCGATTCGCACCATGAATTCGATGCGCTACTTTCTGCCGCATATCATGGCGCTTACGACTAACTCACCTTTTTGGCTCGGGTTGAATACGGGTTACAAAGGCTATCGCGCCAAAGTGTTTGAAACCTTCCCACGCACGGGCATTCCGGATGAGTTTGCGAGTTATTCCGCTTTTGAGAACTATGTCAACCTGCTGATCAAGACCAAATGCATCGATGATGCCAAGAAAATATGGTGGGATATTCGACCGCATCCCTACTTCGATACGGTCGAGGTGAGGGCCTGCGATATTCCTCTCCGTGCTTCGGAGTCGATTGCAGTTGCGGCATTGATTCAGGCCACGGCGGCAATGTTATGCCGTCTTCACGAGCGCAACCTGGACTTTCGCCAATACGCGCGGCCATTGCTGATGGAGAACAAGTTTCGCGCCGTGCGTTATGGGTTAGATGGCAACCTGATTGACTTCGGCAAGGAGCAGGAAGTACCGGAGCGCGAACTTATCCTGGAGTATCTTGAGTTAGTCGATCCGGAACTGGATGAGTTAGGCAGCAGAAGCGCGGTCGAAGACATTCGCCATATTCTTGAAACAGGCACGGGGGCTGACCGGCAGTTAGCAGTGTTTGAACGAACGGGCGGAGATCTCAACGCCGTTGTGGATTACATGGCGGAGGAGACGGCGGCGGGCTTGTTCTGA
- a CDS encoding aldo/keto reductase → MTETASLPLKQLGNSDLKLTAIGFGAWAIGGGNWDFGWGAQEDTDSIHAIHAALDAGINWIDTAAVYGLGHSEEIVGKAVKSSAYKPLVFTKCSMRWNADRQIYHSIKAASVAEELEASLRRLGVETIDLYQIHWPKPNEEIEEGWAELAKQQKAGKIRWIGVSNFDVNQMKRAQEIAPITSLQPPYSMLRPAVAAEILPYCEQNNIGVINYSPMVSGLLTGRMSAERVAAMPADDWRRKAIEFNEPRLSRNMRLVELLREIGSAHGVQPGVVAVAWTLHNPAITAAIVGGRSGEQVKELAAALHFRLSEEEFALIGKFLSENPV, encoded by the coding sequence ATGACCGAGACAGCTTCCCTTCCCTTGAAACAACTTGGCAACTCAGACCTCAAACTGACGGCGATCGGCTTTGGCGCATGGGCCATTGGCGGTGGCAATTGGGATTTTGGCTGGGGCGCCCAGGAAGATACGGACTCCATACACGCTATTCACGCCGCTCTTGACGCGGGCATCAACTGGATCGATACAGCCGCCGTTTACGGGCTGGGACACTCTGAAGAAATCGTTGGGAAAGCGGTGAAGAGCAGCGCATACAAACCGCTGGTCTTTACGAAATGCTCAATGCGCTGGAACGCCGACCGTCAGATTTACCACAGCATCAAGGCCGCTTCAGTAGCAGAAGAGCTGGAGGCATCTCTACGGCGCCTGGGCGTCGAGACGATTGATCTCTACCAGATACATTGGCCCAAACCCAACGAGGAAATCGAAGAAGGTTGGGCTGAACTGGCGAAACAACAAAAAGCTGGCAAAATTCGCTGGATCGGTGTGTCCAACTTTGACGTGAACCAGATGAAGCGAGCCCAGGAAATCGCGCCTATTACTTCCCTGCAGCCTCCTTACTCAATGCTGCGTCCGGCAGTGGCGGCTGAAATTCTGCCGTATTGTGAACAGAACAACATCGGAGTCATCAACTACTCCCCCATGGTCAGCGGTTTGTTGACCGGGCGGATGAGCGCTGAACGGGTAGCCGCGATGCCTGCGGATGACTGGCGGCGCAAGGCGATAGAGTTCAACGAACCTCGGCTAAGCCGAAATATGCGACTGGTCGAGCTTCTACGCGAGATCGGCTCTGCACACGGAGTACAGCCAGGAGTTGTGGCTGTCGCCTGGACACTGCATAATCCAGCGATCACGGCGGCGATTGTCGGCGGACGAAGCGGAGAACAGGTCAAGGAATTAGCGGCGGCACTACACTTCCGGCTGAGCGAGGAAGAGTTTGCGCTCATTGGCAAGTTCCTCTCTGAAAATCCGGTCTAG
- a CDS encoding alpha-ketoglutarate-dependent dioxygenase AlkB, with the protein MRGLALPLDRELLAAVEDIATVIPFRHMTTSGGLKMHVVSTGCGPRQVHDRVPFRYGAPSSVPSMPGFPDSPQATENHARPPMPEVFHSFAIQAATLAGFPRFRPDSGHINRYHAGIKLGLHQDRDENDLRQPIVSVSLGLSAVFLLGGLERSEKPRHILLEHGDVIVWGGPSRLRFHGVQPLKPGSHLLTGVYRYNLTFRKTH; encoded by the coding sequence ATGCGAGGCCTGGCGCTTCCGCTGGATAGGGAACTCCTTGCTGCTGTTGAAGATATCGCTACTGTAATCCCATTTCGCCACATGACGACGTCGGGCGGGCTGAAAATGCATGTGGTCAGTACGGGGTGTGGGCCGCGCCAGGTCCATGATCGCGTCCCATTTCGGTACGGCGCCCCATCGTCTGTGCCGTCCATGCCAGGTTTCCCTGATTCACCCCAGGCAACAGAGAATCATGCGCGGCCTCCGATGCCGGAAGTTTTTCATTCGTTTGCGATTCAAGCTGCAACTCTCGCCGGTTTCCCGCGCTTTCGTCCCGACTCTGGGCACATCAATCGCTATCACGCTGGAATCAAACTCGGCCTTCATCAGGACCGCGACGAAAACGACCTGCGTCAACCCATCGTGAGCGTCTCGCTGGGGCTGTCAGCAGTGTTTTTGCTCGGCGGCCTGGAACGAAGTGAGAAACCGCGCCACATTCTGCTTGAGCATGGAGATGTAATTGTCTGGGGTGGTCCATCGCGCCTGCGCTTCCACGGTGTACAGCCGCTGAAGCCCGGCAGCCATCTACTCACCGGTGTGTACCGCTATAACCTGACCTTCCGCAAGACGCACTAA
- a CDS encoding Ig-like domain repeat protein, with amino-acid sequence MNFPSSRQICIQQTRIPRRNIFRLLAIPCLTVPGLTVLGCTVLACAVSTIAVAQSSKPVLSPVISLDPAEVREVQSEAAAKPGSTTSQPPANFRNFADAKVGEPADLEKLTLRFAETTKLTKIASTPDFQVEQGSSCVEGDIYQAKTTCTLLVRFTPQGAGHRVGKLTIDHTASITPFYVGLGGNGYAPVISFTPAMISTVAGTYPSNKGLLLGAQNLATDGGDTLYIADTGNNVIRSIDSSGTITTVSSGSLSAPVGIAVDTFGEVFFSEPAAAKVFEIYDYGLQFQLSGTGTDSCTVASPCNIGAELLYSPGQMSIDANNQLFFTDGAAGAALASVQTSPVTLARLYDPFTYQAIGNDAFAVDAEDNLYSSWSITSVCQINSQSYSDAANSRPTYKKIAGGKTCGFSGDGGQARNAEIGSAVGQFAFDIAGNMYFTDTKNNRVRTIDSATGIISTIAGTGTAGNSGDGGAGTLSAINAPTGVAVDSQGQVYIISNSASTGTAQSIRKLGPNGALPFGNQLRGSASVAKTITLSNTGNSQLTFTKVLISGTNAGDFTLDPNTTSCNITANGVLANGQSCKVGVIFKPAAAGTRTANIVFLDNTVTNSNTVSLSGTGTLPSPTFAITAPASGASFTSGTTVKFSVSVTSTGTAPTGTVKFSVDGAVFGNPVALASGVASANLTGLTIKAHTLSASYSGDGNYSVAGPLTRTITVVAAAKTPATVKLGSKTSNVTSCTSIALSIAVTGKTPSSAPAGIVQLKDGSKSLANVTLNQGSALFTIPALSAGTHMLTASYEGDATHAAAVSPTLKEVVAPRTLCQTLIASPARAIRNPRVN; translated from the coding sequence ATGAATTTCCCCAGCAGCCGGCAAATCTGCATTCAACAAACCCGTATACCGAGAAGAAATATCTTCAGACTCTTAGCCATACCTTGCCTTACAGTTCCAGGCCTCACAGTTTTAGGCTGCACCGTATTAGCCTGTGCCGTCAGCACGATAGCCGTTGCACAATCCTCAAAACCAGTCCTCTCCCCCGTCATCTCTCTTGATCCGGCTGAGGTTCGTGAGGTGCAGAGTGAAGCAGCAGCAAAGCCCGGAAGCACTACGTCCCAGCCTCCAGCGAACTTTCGAAACTTTGCCGACGCCAAAGTTGGAGAGCCCGCCGACCTTGAAAAGCTGACTCTGCGTTTCGCAGAGACTACCAAGCTTACGAAGATTGCTTCGACACCTGATTTTCAGGTTGAGCAGGGCAGCAGTTGCGTCGAGGGCGATATCTACCAGGCCAAAACTACCTGCACGCTTCTGGTACGCTTTACGCCGCAAGGTGCAGGCCACCGGGTAGGTAAATTGACCATCGATCACACTGCATCCATCACGCCTTTTTATGTCGGTCTGGGCGGCAATGGCTACGCGCCCGTGATCAGCTTTACGCCTGCGATGATATCGACAGTTGCTGGAACTTATCCATCCAACAAGGGACTGCTTCTCGGCGCGCAGAATCTTGCTACAGATGGTGGCGATACTCTCTACATCGCCGACACAGGCAACAATGTCATTCGCTCAATCGATTCCAGCGGGACGATCACCACTGTCTCTTCCGGCAGCCTGAGCGCGCCAGTAGGAATTGCCGTGGATACATTCGGCGAAGTCTTCTTCAGCGAACCTGCTGCCGCCAAGGTCTTTGAGATTTATGATTATGGTCTGCAATTCCAGTTGAGCGGAACGGGAACCGATAGTTGTACGGTTGCCTCCCCATGCAATATAGGCGCAGAATTGCTCTATTCGCCCGGGCAGATGTCCATCGATGCTAACAACCAATTATTTTTTACGGATGGTGCGGCAGGAGCTGCTTTAGCCTCAGTTCAGACTTCTCCAGTGACTCTCGCGCGTCTTTATGATCCCTTTACCTATCAAGCAATAGGGAATGACGCCTTTGCCGTAGATGCTGAAGACAATCTGTATTCCTCCTGGAGCATCACAAGCGTCTGTCAGATTAATTCGCAAAGCTACAGCGACGCAGCTAATTCCCGCCCCACTTACAAGAAAATTGCCGGCGGTAAAACCTGCGGTTTTTCAGGAGATGGCGGCCAGGCGCGAAATGCCGAGATCGGCTCTGCCGTGGGTCAGTTCGCCTTCGATATCGCGGGGAACATGTATTTCACCGACACTAAAAACAACAGGGTGCGCACAATTGACTCAGCAACCGGCATCATCAGCACCATTGCTGGAACAGGGACAGCGGGCAATTCCGGGGATGGCGGAGCGGGAACGCTCTCGGCGATCAACGCTCCAACCGGAGTTGCAGTGGATTCCCAGGGACAGGTCTATATCATCAGCAATTCAGCCTCCACCGGAACTGCCCAGTCGATTAGGAAGCTCGGCCCGAATGGCGCTCTGCCTTTCGGCAATCAGTTAAGGGGCTCTGCGAGCGTAGCCAAAACCATTACCCTTTCCAACACTGGAAATTCGCAACTCACCTTCACCAAAGTTCTAATCAGCGGAACCAATGCCGGCGACTTTACTCTCGACCCCAACACAACCAGTTGCAACATCACTGCAAATGGCGTTCTTGCCAATGGTCAGAGCTGCAAGGTTGGCGTGATCTTCAAGCCTGCTGCTGCGGGAACTAGGACTGCGAATATCGTGTTTCTGGATAACACGGTTACGAACTCCAACACTGTCTCCCTCTCAGGAACCGGTACACTGCCCAGTCCAACTTTTGCCATCACGGCTCCTGCATCGGGAGCGTCCTTTACTTCTGGAACCACGGTCAAGTTCAGCGTCAGCGTAACTTCCACAGGAACGGCTCCTACCGGCACTGTGAAGTTCAGCGTGGATGGAGCTGTCTTTGGAAACCCTGTAGCACTCGCTTCGGGCGTTGCATCCGCCAACCTGACAGGATTGACGATCAAGGCCCATACGCTTTCGGCGAGTTATAGCGGCGATGGCAACTACTCAGTTGCGGGACCGCTAACACGTACGATCACCGTTGTAGCCGCAGCCAAAACGCCTGCCACGGTAAAACTTGGCAGCAAGACAAGCAATGTAACCTCATGCACGTCTATCGCCTTATCTATTGCGGTAACGGGAAAGACCCCAAGCAGCGCACCGGCTGGAATAGTGCAACTGAAGGACGGAAGCAAATCCCTGGCAAACGTGACACTCAACCAGGGCAGCGCTTTGTTCACTATACCGGCGTTGAGTGCAGGTACTCACATGCTCACAGCAAGTTATGAGGGAGATGCAACCCATGCAGCAGCGGTTTCGCCCACATTGAAAGAGGTCGTTGCGCCGAGAACCCTGTGTCAGACTCTAATTGCGAGCCCGGCACGAGCTATAAGAAATCCCAGGGTTAACTAA
- a CDS encoding ATP-grasp domain-containing protein — MKKIGVLFGMENSFPGALVERINSLHVDGITAEFVETGAVHLDKTPKYSVIVDRISHDIPFYRAFLKHAAINGTVIINNPFWWSADDKFFNYTLAEKLGVAVPPTVILPHKKYPEGTNERSMRNLEYPLDWDGVFNYVGEHGFMKPVDGGGWRDVYHIHNREEFFNAYDQSGSLCMMYQKAVDFKEYFRCYVVGQKKVRVMPYDPRNPHHERYLQNPPKYDKALLKRVEQDALKLCQALGYDLNTVEFAVENGIPYAIDFMNPAPDADLHSVGEANFEWIVSEVAALAIEKAKKAPSVLELRWSGFLGAAPTPAKTAKPAKKKAPAKKAAKPQKVAAKATKK; from the coding sequence ATGAAAAAAATCGGCGTTTTGTTCGGTATGGAAAACAGCTTTCCCGGTGCACTCGTGGAACGCATTAATTCGCTTCACGTAGACGGCATCACTGCCGAGTTCGTCGAAACCGGCGCTGTCCACCTCGACAAGACTCCGAAATATTCCGTCATTGTCGATCGTATTTCGCACGACATTCCGTTTTATCGTGCCTTCCTCAAGCACGCAGCGATCAATGGAACGGTGATCATCAACAACCCGTTCTGGTGGTCTGCAGACGATAAATTTTTCAACTACACACTCGCTGAAAAGCTCGGCGTTGCCGTGCCGCCGACCGTCATTTTGCCGCATAAGAAATACCCCGAAGGCACCAACGAACGCTCCATGCGCAACCTCGAATATCCGCTCGACTGGGATGGAGTTTTCAACTACGTCGGCGAGCATGGATTCATGAAACCGGTCGATGGCGGTGGCTGGCGCGACGTGTATCACATTCACAATCGCGAAGAGTTTTTTAACGCCTACGATCAGTCCGGCTCGCTGTGCATGATGTACCAGAAAGCAGTTGATTTCAAAGAGTATTTCCGTTGCTATGTTGTGGGGCAGAAGAAGGTGCGCGTCATGCCTTATGACCCACGAAACCCACATCACGAGCGCTATCTGCAGAATCCGCCGAAGTACGATAAGGCTTTGCTCAAACGCGTCGAGCAGGACGCATTGAAGCTCTGCCAGGCTCTCGGCTATGACTTGAATACGGTTGAGTTTGCTGTCGAAAACGGAATTCCGTACGCAATCGATTTCATGAATCCAGCGCCCGACGCAGATCTGCATTCCGTCGGCGAAGCCAACTTCGAATGGATCGTTTCTGAGGTTGCTGCGCTCGCAATTGAAAAAGCGAAGAAGGCTCCCAGCGTACTTGAATTACGCTGGTCCGGCTTCCTCGGAGCCGCACCTACTCCGGCAAAAACAGCAAAGCCCGCGAAGAAAAAGGCGCCTGCAAAGAAAGCTGCTAAGCCCCAAAAAGTAGCGGCAAAAGCAACAAAGAAGTAG